Below is a genomic region from Diabrotica undecimpunctata isolate CICGRU chromosome 7, icDiaUnde3, whole genome shotgun sequence.
ttctagatttatccttcgaagaattatgacgtatcggagatgggctgtTTCGTTATAATATCTTACATGGAGCCCataacttattatttttaaaatctacTAAGAATAACTCATCCTAGGCCCGACTAGTTTGAGTCCTTCTTATGCATTCTTACCCACCCCCCAGAGAAGTATCTAGTCTCTATATAGTCTGATTTCGGTCGATTTTTGTTTTGTGTGCTTATAGCTACAATATTTATTATGACTCAATGCTTTAACATATAGGTCGTCACAGTATTTTGGCGCCCGACCTGGTGGGATGGGGACAATTGTTATTTCCGACAGTTGTTCTCAGGTAGCAACAGGAATCGAAGTTAATTCACCAAAACAAGAGGAAAACAACgaaggaataataaaaaaatccaaaggaAATCCAGGCCCATCTCATCAAAAGAATTTTCCAGATAAGTTAGGTTCATCTAGTCATTGTTCTGTTGTGGACAGGAAATTTAGTCGATAGTATTAGTAGGTCTTCTTGTGAATGGAAAAATTGGTTGTTAATCGTGAAGTCTGGCATCTTTTCATATAAATCAAGCGTAGATTCTATAAGATTTTGGTACCTTGTTAGATCATAGAGTATATTTGCCTTTGTCAATATTCGTTGGTCATTTTAAAGGATTAGTTGATTCGGGTTCCAATATTTCAGTCATTCatggaaaatttattaaattagttCAGGATTCTAATTTGATTGTTAGTCCTGTAAAATATCTCTCCGTTTCTACTGTGGATGGACAGTAGACGTTCTGTAGACTGTAGACATTCCAGTGACTTTTGCAAATAAAAGTAAAGTTGTAAAATTTTTCCTGATTTCTTCTACCAAGCATTATGTAATTTTAGGAATGGACTTTTTAAACCAATTTAAGGTTAGTTTAGATTGTGAAATACCACTATCTTTATGTGTTGTGAATACTATTCAAGATCAAGGAACAACTTGATCAAATTGTAGATCTGATTAAAGAAACTGGTTCTGATGATCGATTAGGGAGAATTTCGCTTTTGGACCAATACATTGCTACTGGTGATTCCCTCTCTTTTGAAGGACACACAATATCCTTTATCGTATGCTATATCCATCAATTAAACGaacttgtaacctcggaaaccttttttggatgctGCGGACgtcagccagatggttggtggagagcgagtcgtgggttcgaaactagcttttgaacCGGGAATGGAttcaacggacgaaataagtaaagataggacaggataagatatattagaaaagatacagaaataaacaaaaagatggatgggtaaaattaccataGATAATATAAGATAGAAAAAGGGCGCCACATAATTTTTGGGGTTCAAGAGAAAAATTAAGAAACCTGAGAAAGTAAACCCGATAAAGAAATATATTTAGGTTCtaagaccaaatccaaggaaagatatcaacgttaattattaaataaatttggtcaacacactacataaacaaataataaatatattaggtggactccgttcacctacttacctacgaaacttaatcagcctaatctttcttctggtcgaaggtataataataatttaaggtaATAAGCAAATATTTAGATGTATTActttatcaggaaacttattatgagtcgagaaataaaattcattgataaaacaaaacaatatattcaacaacacaattatATAGCCGGCTGTATGTAAACAAGTAAAAAAAGAACCATCAATTAATGAATGGTTGTATACATATTAtagaaataaatagtattatGAATAAGAAATACCgggtacaataaataaaaaaaaaaaatgaatagcaaataaaacaaagttcATTAAAGTTAAAATTCAAAAGAATACAAGAATAAGATAATAACAAAGACTAATAAAAAGGTTACAAGAATTGtatgttataaaaattaaaaaattaaaccaatCCGCACTTGGTGTTAGTTAATTATTTGTCTCGTACTGTCGTTTAATGATTAACTGTTCTTACTGAGAATTAAGTGTTCGTAATAATTATTAGAGAGGAGTTCTTAATAGCTGATTGAAAGAtcgtattaaaatattaaatgttcttttaaCTAAATTGCTAAATgggtagttaaccttaactacaggtTATGGAATGGTTGATGCAGATTCGTCTAAAATTGGGTAATATGATTacataccatattattcgcccagatattTAAAGGTAATATGAGTATgataacttacaataaatctcgATGACTGCTGCACAACACTGACTTTATTATACTTTTACTAGTATcagacactgaatttaattaaaataatggtactttATAACCATATTTAATCTTAAGATTAAGAAACTCAAatatttaagtgtatacacacttaaagaaaaaattcagaGAGAACGGTAAGAAAAGCAAGCGTCTTCACTCAAAGACCACCCTGCCAGAAGTGAAGTTCTTCctctcaaaatttcacaagcttcCCCTAAAAAAGGTGAGATAACTCCAacttaaaaatgacaggccagcctgtatccatttctaggaaggtaacAAGGTTCTAACGGGCATAGGAAATAACGAGAAAAAACGTGAGGAGATATAGAATCTTTTGGATTAGGTTCTtacagaaaaatactataaagtacTTTACGACGATGTTTACTAAATTTATCAAACAGAAACCGCCTGAAACCGGAAAGATTAATCCAAGCCCTACCGTAAAGTATACTATTTCGGCGACGTCTTTTGATAAGTAGGACCTTCTGTACGCGAGAATTCCGTGGTTTGGAAAGTCGGTAGGCTGCAATAAAATTTTCTAATAGTAAACAAGACCACCCGCGTATATATTTGCAAATACAGCCATGGACGTCTCAGCAGCAGGGgtaaaggtattaaaaattatttaatattttaattataaaaaaaatgttacaaattcgATCATATGTTGAAGTTAGAAATTATTGAAGAAAGTAAGTCATCATATGTTTCACCTATTTGTCTTGTTAAGAAATCCGATTATACATACCGTATTTGTTTTGATGGTAGAAAATTAAATTCAGTCACTATTAACAAAGATACTTTTCCATTACCTTTGAGTGACATTCTTTGTAAACTTCGTGATGCTCATTATATTTCGCCTATTGAtttgaaaaatgttttttttcaAATTACATTGGAAGAAAGTTCCAAAGCTAAGACGGCTTATGGTGTTCATGATAAAGGACTCGCTTTGGTCTTTTGTCTGCACCCTAAACTATGTGTCGTTTGATGGATTTAGTGCTAGGATTGCTTTTGATGAATATGTTTTTTGATATGTGGATGATATTGTGATCGTTACGCCTACTTTTGAGACTTATCTAGAAATCTTAAGAAAGTTTTTGATAGATTGACAGTTGAACAGAAGAGGCAAACTTGACAGTTGATCTGTTGAAGTGTAAGTTGTGTCATCACTCTTTAAAATATTTAGGATATGTTGTAGATCAGTTTCTACTCAGAACTGATTCAGATAAGGTAGTCCTTTAACAAGAAGAGCATCTACTCTAGGTGCTCGTAGAGATAAAAATGAAAGTAAAACAGAATGAAAAGTTACAGTGCCAAAATTCTTattcaagaaaaaacaagaacCAAGTGGCTGAAAATAAACAATCATTAACAATACATACGAACAATTGGGGTGAAAAAGGAGAAAACTGACAATGTACAACCCGATATACACTTACTATAGCTATATAGAAAGATGTGGAGATAAtcaaaataacaattttacaaaaGGAATCATCACCAGAAAAAAAGTACTAGAAAATGAGTACAAAGAAAACATATGTAAACGAAATGCTGAAAATATCTGGAAAACGACCTAAAAACACAATACCCCATCATATGGAATTTGTTAGGGAAAATACTAAAACATAGTAAAGAAGTCAAAGGTAAACAAGATAATGGAAGCAAGACAGGGAATAATAGAAAGATGGAAAGAATAATTTGAAGAAATTTACGCCAAACACGCATTAACAGATATGGACAAAGAAAACGAAACACAAGGCTTTAACGTAAGTCTATATGGAATTGCAAAAGAAGAAATCTAAGATACactaaaaaactaataaatatataaaccgCTGGAATTCATAACATAACAATAGATTTAATAAGGGCAGCCACAAGTGGTTCAGTAGAACTGATACAGAAATTATTTCAGAAGATATGATCTGAAGATGAGTTGTTACACGAATGTAACGTATGTttagtaaaaataccaataagaAAATGCGAGAATTGTCAAGCAATAACACTTCTGAGTGTCACTTCCAAAATATTGTTACAGATAATGTTGAACAGATTTAAGCCGAAACTAGACACCAAGAAACCAAAACCAAGAAGGCTTTCGTACAAAACGATCCACTATCgatattatttgtaaaattaacaaaGTTATCAACGAATAAGAGCGGCATTACGCAAGGATACGCCTTTCTCCGGACTTGTCAATGGATCATTGAAAAAGTAACCAATAATAAAGGGGCATTAGATATAATTTACGCAACCTGTAGAAGGACTTGGAGTTCGAAGACGACAGACAACATCTTATATATCTCCTGGATATAGCAGCCATATACAAAAAAGATCGACAAGTTTACACAATATTCTGATGTAATAGTCCTTACAATAAATACAGACAAAACGAAACTTCTAAAAAACGGCAATCAGAAAACCAAAATGGGAATAAATGGAAGGGGAATAGAAGAAGTAGACATATTCGCATGAATGAACATGAAAAAGAGGCGGATGCTGATCAGATATACAGAAAGGGTGGAAAAAAGAAGAGCAATCGTAGAACATCTTGCAAAAAATATGGAACCCATGCAGTATTTCAgaattgacaaaaatcaaaatatttaacaGTTGCATTCAGAGTATTCTCCTATAGACAAATAAACATGAAGAGAAAACCACAAAAATATTGTAAACATTTGTTAATACCCACTAGGAAAAATCTTGTCGATCAGATAGCCAAGCGAGCTAGGCTGACGAATCGCCTTACTTCACTGTGAGTAATCTAGAGGTCGTTGGTTCAGACCCTGGCCAGAAAACGAAAAGGTTAACTTAGTAATGTAAAAGACAAATGGATCTGCTACTTAGACTAGAACACGCTGGTATATCGGATCTATGGAAAAAGACCGGGAATTGCGGCTCGGTATTACTCACACCATAGATCCCTATCGAAAAAGCAAGTACACTTAAAAATCTGATTATATGGAGAGAAAAATCTTAAAAATGTACTCGCCTGAGAAAATACATACACTAAAAATTAATCATATTAACTTAGCCATGTAGGCAGTCGAGTACCGACTTGGTTGAAAAAGTTGAAGTCTAGATAATATCTGGCACAGAACCACTAGAACAAAACACCACAAAGAATGAGATTTCTTGTACGCTTAGAGGTAACCAATGAGGGATAATATATTGAGTCAATGACAATGATGATAAATAATTCTGTAATTGTTAtgacatttaataaacagaaaaaagTATAATTACTATATTACAACACAACTGATTTAACGTGTATTTACAAAACTAAATGTtacagtatttttaaattttatgtataCGAGATCTACTCTATAAAGAAGGTTTAGTCATTATTATActaaaattatagttatatttttgCCCATGTTTGCGTTCTTTCAACTAGGTACTAGGGGTGTCTAGTTATCAAAGTTTACAGCTTCAACGTCAATAGCACTACAGTTGCTCTCAGTGCTTTCGATGTCTTCAGATATTGCGTCTGTATTTTTGTGACTATTTTCCGCTATTTCTTCAGCATGACACAATTTTCTGTGCTTATGTACAAAGTAGTAACTGGGAAATTTACTTCCACAAGTTTTACACGGATAATATTGAACATTCATATCAAGCAATTTTACTTCTGTCTTAGTTTCTTTTTGAGTAACTTTATTTCCTACATTTATCGGATTTAAATGCCTTCTTGCATGTTTTTGATAACAGTATTGAGACTTAAAAGTGTGATTGCAATATATACAAGTAAAAACTTCATTACTCTGGTTTTCCGTCTCATTATCAACATGGTCTTGtatatttttgttcattacttTATTTAAAACTTCGTTCTGATTAATCTCTGAAATATTAAATGCTTCCTCAGGAACGATTACTCCATAATTTTTGTTGATAACCCTGTGGAATTTTACTGGTCCATCACAACAAGCTATatcaacaacaattttttcatttGATACAtcttgacattttttatttttttgtttttccatgtAAATTCTGTTTCGAGAATTGCTAGATTGAATCTCAAATTCAACTTCTGCGTCATCTTTTTTTAAAACTGAAGTTTTCTCTGACCCTTCATATTTtgatataacttttttaaacGGAGTATCCTCCGATTTATTTAATGCGCTGTATACAGGCGCATATATTTCTTGACTGGGTAATAGAGCTTTTCTGCTAGGAATGGGTTTAACGATGTTGGTTCGGATTTCTGGTGGTtgaatttgtaataaaaatgatcTGCATAGATCCAATGCTCTGGGCATGTGTAGAATATGAGTGGCTAGAATAATGTTGTAGATGTTATTTACATTAATATCCAAATAACCGGTGTACATAAATGTTAACAAAGCTGAAAATTCTTCTACGTTTACATTTGGAACCATTATTGGCGTAGATCctaaaaaagatataaaattaaaataaaaatgtatatattatatattttttcataatttaaatttAGCAAGCTTTTTTGGAAGAGAAACTTTAATTATACTgttgtaaaaaaataatagaagtaCTTGTTAATTTGTTGGTAATAACAATCTTGATACATATAGTTATACTCTACTTAGGATTAGTCCTTAAGATTACTATTAGGATGTTAGTCCAAATCACTTTATTtcgtattattaaaaaataaataaaaagaataactTATTTTGTAGGTAATTGCTAATAAATCGTATCATATGTTTGCAATATATAGGACTTAGGCCTACATTCGTAATAACGTAGGTTCTAAAAGTTTTGGCACAAAATATTTAtcgaattttttttattgaagaaatttatttaaataccagctagttataataaaattgtaactCAATACTTAACTAAACTATATTATCGAATTATATGGAGTGGCTCATTTTGCTCTACCAGACGCAAATTTATTCAAATGTTCCTGGACGGAATGCAGATTGCAGATGCGGATCACCATCTTAATTATTCTTCATAGACAAGTTGTTCACAAGTAAACCAACCTTTGTTTCCAAAGACAACTTAATATTATTTCGTTTGTGATAATATTAAAGCAAAGGCATTGTGTGCAAAAACTTTTATAGAAAAAAACGTTAATAAAAACGATGATACTACGTTTCAGctatgtttactttttattttacttcttattttggttagtatacagtgatgagtgtcttaccacccggcaaaatagcggaaaggatagaagacagattaagttgtgagatagtacgagataaagctaattcttagacgtggctattttacttcagtcataattatacggatgacctcgaaaatattttattttaataatttttgatagttagatacgtggtctattgacaagaagattggggttcaattcacaccaaggataaaatttttgttttactcaatcaaaaaataatagaaaatatgatacatattaggtaacaagttttcgaaaaactcattatttacaatttattcttattccaatgttataaaatagaaatacaaaataattaaaattcaattacagttttacagtcttcagttgtgaattcaaaataatccggtgaatctcagtgttaatatcaattcctctgtacagatagatttacagttctctgtcctctgtacagtttatttttgtagaatttttacttatttaaacactctttaaacgttcttttaattttgaagaatttttactttattttcgaagtacaacgatactgttttttcaataagatatttatgtttaactttaaacacttctaatactagtaacgagtgacataaatgtttagtgattcaaagcaaaacgatctctgcataatttcaaattattaaaaaaaaaaaaagaaaaccataatgtgggttttgaactctaatcgtctgcgacgtctgtgtcgcagtgtcgaattcttaccactaagccACGAAGGATTGATAAATATTCTGTGACAAGAGTGTataaaactcctcaaatcatagtagaaattattcttggttaataatttaaaactttagattaaataatcagtattaattaaattattttattcacatttttgctttattgtggtcaatcagtttttactttatgccaaattaaaaatggaaatacgtcacacaaacGACGTTAcccataataattatgaccgaggtgatttagctcgaagctaacgtctaaaggtgtgagactatcgatagtggtaatgtaatgtaatgtaaattataggtttctaccgattatttcccacctctacgagtttcatctctttttattttacaaggtaactgtgttttctatctcttacgttaaaaagccgggtggtaagatactcatcactgtataccagtttatattcagtataaattaagctaaaaattaaaatatgtagttTGATGTTGACGATAAACATTCTGCTTCGATTTTCCCTCTTTATTAACTGAACCTGTTTAAATAGAATATTACCAGCATAGACAATAAGAATAGACTAGGTAAGGTATGGGTCGCTCCTTGAATATAGGTGTAACGCCGATGATCACTTTTAGTATCTTTTTCTGTCTATCATACGCTCCTGATCTAGCAAACTTTTTTTTAAGCCCACTTCTCTATTcagattgccgaatataggcctctcctaattctcgccattcatctctgttgtttgtaagaggTTTCCACATTGGCcttgcagttcttttaatatcgtcgcttaatcgcatttgcggtcttcctcgtcgtcttttggcttcatatggccgccaattagATCTAGCAAACTAATATAGACATAATAAGAATCTTCTTATGACTAATCGAGATGAGCTTTGACTCTAGCGGTAGAAAACGTGAAATAGCCGGTGAACATATAGTACGTGAGGTAGCGTTTTGTTTTCGTAGGAATTTGATAcggaataaattttatttgtagcAGTTGAATAATGTTCCATAGTCAGCAAAATGGACGTCAGTCGCCGCAACTGCTGTGGAGTTAGAGGTGACAGTATCTAAAAGTTTGGTGGGCTACcctaaattttattattctaacctttaggTGGGGCGAAGGGGGGGGGCAATGGGGGGGGGGCAATgatagtgtaaatttaaaatagtgGATGAATTCTGCCGTTGCGTTAGCCGCCAGATTATTTAAAGGATAATTGGTTTTGCGATTTActacaatttctttttttacacatttttcgTCCGCGAGATTTTTTGAGTTCAGGGATATATTGGAAGGGGGTGGGTGtgtataattattgaattatttcgTTTATTGTTAACCTTACGACATAattgtacataaacaaaaatgtagacaaaaagaaaaagacagttaagatttgatttcacgtacagggcgcctgcgcagccgcttatacgtattttggcctaataggcctcatcagaacggctttcgcagtcgctctgaacgtgaaaataaatcttttctgtcttaggaagcaactctaacatggcttcgtatagacgcaaatagcgacatctgataataaaatccgtaaactaattttcgaaaccaaattcagaatttcgcttaaatctgtgccttctaagaattgcaaggcaaaacagacgttgataaagatgttattagagacatggggaatctaaaaattgcattccacaacatatctcctcaactaagcaaaattcttagcgaacgATCCCttagcatatttcctgtaattc
It encodes:
- the LOC140445537 gene encoding uncharacterized protein, with the protein product MYSLYQAWLTLGSCSNVSQTTPAISSTSPLNLSTSANLSPVPDVNLQVGPHLTQFSAHKIVLTTHSGFFKAAIVNQPGSTPIMVPNVNVEEFSALLTFMYTGYLDINVNNIYNIILATHILHMPRALDLCRSFLLQIQPPEIRTNIVKPIPSRKALLPSQEIYAPVYSALNKSEDTPFKKVISKYEGSEKTSVLKKDDAEVEFEIQSSNSRNRIYMEKQKNKKCQDVSNEKIVVDIACCDGPVKFHRVINKNYGVIVPEEAFNISEINQNEVLNKVMNKNIQDHVDNETENQSNEVFTCIYCNHTFKSQYCYQKHARRHLNPINVGNKVTQKETKTEVKLLDMNVQYYPCKTCGSKFPSYYFVHKHRKLCHAEEIAENSHKNTDAISEDIESTESNCSAIDVEAVNFDN